One stretch of Bombus terrestris chromosome 5, iyBomTerr1.2, whole genome shotgun sequence DNA includes these proteins:
- the LOC100652192 gene encoding N-glycosylase/DNA lyase, giving the protein MQESEVRTKHGKIVCLSSELDLGITLKGGQSFRWSNYNNGYRGVFGGYVWTLTQHDSHLFYNVQGPLVDSKNYDAILSDYFRLNERLQDLCKKWTAADPHFKESLNKTNGVRILNQDVVENVFSFICSSNNNIQRISGMVEKLCMFFGEKICSIEGKDYYKFPSIEALASKDVESKLRKEKFGYRAGYIANAAMHLIDLGGKQWLSNLHKKNNTSYAKAREQLIILPGIGPKVADCVCLMSLGHLEAIPVDTHIFQIARARYLPHLKQYKTVTPKIHEEISNYLRELWGPLAGWAQALVFCAKINDISARTRSRIKRKNSTSNMLQNLKKF; this is encoded by the exons ATGCAAGAAAGTGAAGTGAGAACAAAGCATGGTAAAATCGTTTGCTTGTCGTCGGAATTAGATTTAGGCATTACGTTAAAAGGCGGTCAAAGTTTCAG atgGTCTAATTACAATAATGGATATAGAGGAGTCTTTGGTGGATATGTTTGGACTCTTACGCAACATGATAGTCATCTATTCTACAATGTACAAGGCCCACTAGTAGATTCTAAAAATTATGACGCGATTCTGTCCGACTATTTCAGATTGAACGAGCGTTTACAAGACCTGTGCAAAAAATGGACTGCTGCGGATCCACATTTTAAGGAATCATTAAACAAAACAAATGGTGTTAGAATACTAAATCAAGACGTTgttgaaaatgtattttcttttatatgtaGTTCTAACAACAATATCCAAAG AATATCAGGAATGGTAGAAAAATTATGTATGTTCTTTGGTGAAAAAATTTGCTCGATCGAAGGCAAAGATTATTACAAGTTTCCATCTATTGAGGCATTAGCAAGTAAAGATGTTGAAagtaaattaagaaaagaaaaatttggGTATCGTGCGGGATATATAGCAAATGCAGCAATGCATTTGATAGATCTTGGTGGAAAACAATGGCTTTCAAATTTACACAAAAAGAACAATACATCATATGCTAAAGCTAGGGAACAACTAATTATTCTTCCTGGGATTGGTCCAAAAGTTGCAGATTGTGTGTGTTTAATGTCATTAGGTCACTTAGAGGCTATTCCTGTAGACactcatatttttcaaatagcTAGAGCAAGGTATTTACCTcatttaaaacaatataaaactgtCACCCCAAAAATTCATGAAGAAATTAGTAACTATTTACGCGAATTATGGGGTCCTTTAGCTGGATGGGCTCAAGCTCTTGTTTTTTGTGcaaaaattaatgatatttctGCTCGTACCAGATCGCGTATCAAGCGTAAAAATAGTACAAGTAACATGTTACAAAAtcttaagaaattttaa
- the LOC100642516 gene encoding uncharacterized protein LOC100642516 isoform X1 — MCVLPRERRRIIWIPYSMLLAFGLLLVLSDAGAVHQQSNLLLPFTNVSFGFAKAATNRGISVTRILQDGELERVIRLPGICAKETIVNWGDTDVALRQVWLQETARKVQLIYEGGTLTDCVDEKLDVGDERSCTSSTHLDDDYDDETSVELFDVDDQEDSSRIPQDLSWLSSTSDLRHRCTHVRNRARNQLISQHRRRKYSKLLNGTSSSHRQRRGKSRSRRDLLMIPGTQWCGRGHRATKYTNLGGFGTADACCRRHDTACPFFIPAFETRYGLFNWGISSMMHCACDERFRTCLKMADTASANFIGKIFFDVLRTKCFILKPQKVCTKWSWMGKCQHHEYRKQAHVRENVPYH; from the exons ATGTGCGTGCTACCAAG GGAAAGAAGGCGAATCATTTGGATCCCGTACTCGATGCTGCTGGCATTTGGGCTGCTCCTGGTGCTGTCGGACGCCGGAGCTGTTCACCAACAATCGAACCTCCTCCTACCGTTCACGAACGTCTCGTTTGGATTCGCCAAGGCCGCAACTAATCGTGGTATTTCAGTCACCAGGATCCTGCAGGACGGGGAACTCGAACGGGTGATTCGACTGCCTGGAATTTGCGCCAAGGAGACCATCGTCAATTGGGG AGATACGGACGTAGCACTGAGGCAGGTCTGGCTACAGGAGACGGCCAGAAAGGTGCAACTGATATACGAGGGTGGCACGCTTACTGACTGCGTGGACGAGAAACTCGATGTCGGTGACGAGAGATCCTGCACATCAAGCACGCACTTGGACGACGATTACGACGATGAAACGTCCGTCGAACTGTTCGATGTGGACGATCAGGAGGACTCGTCGAGGATCCCGCAGGACCTCTCCTGGCTCTCGTCCACGTCGGATCTACGTCATCGGTGCACCCACGTAAGGAACAGGGCGCGAAATCAATTGATTTCACAACATCGACGAAG GAAATACTCGAAGCTTTTAAACGGAACGAGCAGCAGTCACCGCCAGAGACGAGGTAAGAGCCGCTCGCGAAGGGACTTGTTGATGATCCCGGGGACACAATGGTGCGGCCGCGGTCATCGGGCCACGAAATACACGAATCTGGGCGGTTTTGGCACGGCAGATGCCTGCTGTCGCAGACACGACACGGCGTGTCCTTTTTTCATCCCGGCTTTCGAGACGCGCTACGGTCTTTTCAACTGGGGTATCTCGAGCATGATGCATTGTGCCTGTGACGAACG ATTTCGTACGTGTTTAAAGATGGCAGACACAGCATCCGCGAATTTTATCGGCAAAATCTTCTTTGACGTTCTaagaacgaaatgttttatattgaAACCGCAAAAGGTTTGTACGAAATGGTCCTGGATGGGCAAATGCCAGCATCACGAATACCGAAAGCAGGCTCATGTCCGTGAAAATGTTCCTTATCATTGA
- the LOC100642516 gene encoding uncharacterized protein LOC100642516 isoform X2 produces MLLAFGLLLVLSDAGAVHQQSNLLLPFTNVSFGFAKAATNRGISVTRILQDGELERVIRLPGICAKETIVNWGDTDVALRQVWLQETARKVQLIYEGGTLTDCVDEKLDVGDERSCTSSTHLDDDYDDETSVELFDVDDQEDSSRIPQDLSWLSSTSDLRHRCTHVRNRARNQLISQHRRRKYSKLLNGTSSSHRQRRGKSRSRRDLLMIPGTQWCGRGHRATKYTNLGGFGTADACCRRHDTACPFFIPAFETRYGLFNWGISSMMHCACDERFRTCLKMADTASANFIGKIFFDVLRTKCFILKPQKVCTKWSWMGKCQHHEYRKQAHVRENVPYH; encoded by the exons ATGCTGCTGGCATTTGGGCTGCTCCTGGTGCTGTCGGACGCCGGAGCTGTTCACCAACAATCGAACCTCCTCCTACCGTTCACGAACGTCTCGTTTGGATTCGCCAAGGCCGCAACTAATCGTGGTATTTCAGTCACCAGGATCCTGCAGGACGGGGAACTCGAACGGGTGATTCGACTGCCTGGAATTTGCGCCAAGGAGACCATCGTCAATTGGGG AGATACGGACGTAGCACTGAGGCAGGTCTGGCTACAGGAGACGGCCAGAAAGGTGCAACTGATATACGAGGGTGGCACGCTTACTGACTGCGTGGACGAGAAACTCGATGTCGGTGACGAGAGATCCTGCACATCAAGCACGCACTTGGACGACGATTACGACGATGAAACGTCCGTCGAACTGTTCGATGTGGACGATCAGGAGGACTCGTCGAGGATCCCGCAGGACCTCTCCTGGCTCTCGTCCACGTCGGATCTACGTCATCGGTGCACCCACGTAAGGAACAGGGCGCGAAATCAATTGATTTCACAACATCGACGAAG GAAATACTCGAAGCTTTTAAACGGAACGAGCAGCAGTCACCGCCAGAGACGAGGTAAGAGCCGCTCGCGAAGGGACTTGTTGATGATCCCGGGGACACAATGGTGCGGCCGCGGTCATCGGGCCACGAAATACACGAATCTGGGCGGTTTTGGCACGGCAGATGCCTGCTGTCGCAGACACGACACGGCGTGTCCTTTTTTCATCCCGGCTTTCGAGACGCGCTACGGTCTTTTCAACTGGGGTATCTCGAGCATGATGCATTGTGCCTGTGACGAACG ATTTCGTACGTGTTTAAAGATGGCAGACACAGCATCCGCGAATTTTATCGGCAAAATCTTCTTTGACGTTCTaagaacgaaatgttttatattgaAACCGCAAAAGGTTTGTACGAAATGGTCCTGGATGGGCAAATGCCAGCATCACGAATACCGAAAGCAGGCTCATGTCCGTGAAAATGTTCCTTATCATTGA